The region CTGTGGCTGACACAACTATTGAACATCTTGGAAAACTATCAATCTGTGATCTGGACCCAGTTAAGTGAAAATGGCTAGACGCCGAGTTCACGGCATGCCATCGCCCCGAGGGCGAGCCTCCCACAGGCGAGCGATGCGTATTCATCTTGAGGAATGTTGACTCAATGTCAGGCCTGTTTAGCGCAATCGCGGGGAGTTCGGACCTGTAGGGAAACCATACAAGGGCGTGTACCGTCGCCCCGAGCGCGGGGCTCCCACGGATGAGCGATGCGTGTTCAGCTTGAGGAATGTTGACTCAATGTCAGGCCTGTTTAGCGCAATCGCAGGGAGTTCGGGCCTGGTGGGAGGGGCGCCCTCGCCGCGAGCGTCTGCAGGACGCCCCGCCCATCAATCGAACACAGACTCACTGAACCGCAGTATCCACCCGCAGCAACACTTGATCCTCAGCCCCTACCTTCACCCCACCAAGCGTTTCCTGATGCGAACCCTGCATGGCGTCGCCTTCCGGTGAGACGCGGGCGATAAGCTCGAGGGTTTGACCTTCGCTCAGTGTCACTTCGGGCAACATGGCGTCCGATGAACTGAGGATTACATCGGCTGGCAACTCATTGAGCGTGAAACGGCGCGCAACAAGCGGCATCGGCGGGCCTTCCGGATCGCGGGCGAAGAGGAAGATGACGGCGCTTTCATCCAGTTCGGCGGTAACTTCATCACTGAGTTCAAGCCGCACGCGTATGACGGCGGACTCATCCGCGACGGCCTGCTCGGGGTTCGCCTCGCTCGGCTCCAATCCCAGCCGCTCACGTGCGCGGTCGATACCGCCCTGGATGGCTTGCGCACCCGGACCACCGGGTGGCATACCGGCCAGCAGGCGTTCCCAGTATTGAATAGCGCCGGTGTATTCGCCGGCTTCGAACGCGGCGATGCCCAGCAAGCCGAGGGCGGTCGGCTCGTCAGGATTCAGCTCCAGCGCCTTGTCCAGTGCTGCTGCGGCTTCTGTATCCAACTGGTTTCCAGCGGCGAAGAAACGCGCCTGCGCCAGTTGCGCGAGCACTTCAGGCCGCTCGCCGATGCGTTTGAGGCTGTTCTCGAAGGCACCGATTGCGCGATCGGGCTGTTGCGCGGACATATAACCGCGGCCGAGCATGAACCAGGCTTCGCCATTTTCCGGCTGAACCTCGGTGACACGTTCCATCCGGTCGATCATCTGCTCCAGACTGGAGGGATCCGGACTTTCCTGCAGTTCCCGGTAGAGCGCCAGACCCGCCGGGTTGCCCCAGCTCATGTACAGACCAGTGACGATC is a window of Pseudomonas sp. gcc21 DNA encoding:
- the ccmI gene encoding c-type cytochrome biogenesis protein CcmI, which translates into the protein MTDLWIFGALLLALGVIAVLWPIWRHRRTTTVDRTTLNVALYEERLAELDAQVAAGEITPEQREVTAEEASRLLLEDTARADGRQGVKRRGSPVLLIIAAGLLPLIVTGLYMSWGNPAGLALYRELQESPDPSSLEQMIDRMERVTEVQPENGEAWFMLGRGYMSAQQPDRAIGAFENSLKRIGERPEVLAQLAQARFFAAGNQLDTEAAAALDKALELNPDEPTALGLLGIAAFEAGEYTGAIQYWERLLAGMPPGGPGAQAIQGGIDRARERLGLEPSEANPEQAVADESAVIRVRLELSDEVTAELDESAVIFLFARDPEGPPMPLVARRFTLNELPADVILSSSDAMLPEVTLSEGQTLELIARVSPEGDAMQGSHQETLGGVKVGAEDQVLLRVDTAVQ